The proteins below are encoded in one region of Belonocnema kinseyi isolate 2016_QV_RU_SX_M_011 chromosome 3, B_treatae_v1, whole genome shotgun sequence:
- the LOC117169014 gene encoding probable salivary secreted peptide — protein MESNKQVFIVAFIVALAVSSYATPGWTNWKNSKAANDSHNLTVGSNLPGDRILVQENIIKSSKWLQIVTVEKSFNATRYEVITKVEAIDQKTNGNGAYATILSGGPGYQTVRLRFKSQRGHGINFVVKVYGR, from the coding sequence atggaATCCAACAAGCAAGTTTTTATCGTGGCTTTCATTGTGGCTCTGGCAGTAAGCTCCTATGCAACTCCTGGCTGGAcgaattggaaaaattcaaagGCTGCGAATGATTCTCACAATTTAACTGTTGGATCAAATCTTCCTGGAGACAGAATCCTGGTGCAAGAAAACATTATCAAATCATCCAAATGGTTGCAGATTGTTActgttgaaaaaagtttcaacGCTACGAGGTACGAAGTCATTACTAAGGTTGAAGCTATAGATCAAAAAACAAATGGGAATGGTGCTTATGCAACAATTCTTTCTGGAGGACCAGGATACCAAACTGTGAGGTTGAGGTTCAAGAGTCAGAGAGGACATGGTATCAACTTTGTTGTGAAAGTCTATGGACGTTAA